A single region of the Tursiops truncatus isolate mTurTru1 chromosome 18, mTurTru1.mat.Y, whole genome shotgun sequence genome encodes:
- the COG3 gene encoding conserved oligomeric Golgi complex subunit 3 isoform X2: MAEAALLLQPEAAAERDAREKLALWDGRPDTTAPLTDRQTDSVLELKAAAEDLPVPAELPIEDLCNLTSQSLPIAQTSVVPESTEDILLKGFTSLEMEEERIETAQQFFSWFAKLQTQMDQDEGTKYRQMRDYLSGFQEQCDAILNDVNNALQHLESLQKQYLFVSNKTGTLHEACEQLLKEQSELVDLAENIQQKLSYFNELETINTKLNSPTLSVNSEGFIPMLAKLDDCITYISSHPNFKDYPVYLLKFKQCLSKALHLMKTYTVNTLQNLTSQLLKRDPSSVPNADNAFTLFYVKFRAAAPKVRTLIEQIEQRSEKIPEYQQLLNDIHQCYLDQRELLLGPSITCTVTELTSQNNRDHCALIRSGCAFMVHVCQDEHQLYNEFFTKPTSKLDELLEKLCVSLYDVFRPLIIHVIHLETLSELCGILKNEVLEDHVQNNAEQLGAFAAGVKQMLEDVQERLVYRTHIYIQTDITGYKPAPGDLAYPDKLVMMEQIAQSLKDEQKKVPPSEALFSDVQLEEAEPPNNLTKSGSTESLGPRAQTTISPADLHGMWYPTVRRTLVCLSKLYRCIDRAVFQGLSQEALAACVQSLLGASESISKKKTQIDGQLFLIKHLLILREQIAPFHTEFTIKEISLDLKKTRDAAFKILNPMTVPRFFRLNSNNALIEFLLEGTPEIREHYLDSKKDVDRHLKSACEQFIQQQTKLFVEQLEEFLTKVSALNTMASQGGPKYTLSQQPWAQPE, translated from the exons ctccCAATTGAAGACTTGTGCAATTTAACATCCCAGTCGCTGCCCATTGCACAGACTTCGGTAGTGCCTGAATCTACAGAAGACATTCTCTTGAAGGGATTCACCTCCttagaaatggaagaagaaagaattgaAACTGCACAGCAG tttttctcatgGTTTGCAAAGCTACAAACTCAGATGGATCAGGATGAAGGAACTAAATATAG ACAGATGAGGGATTACTTGTCTGGGTTTCAGGAGCAGTGTGATGCTATATTGAATGATGTCAACAATGCTCTTCAGCATCTGGAATCATTGCAGAAACAGTATCTTTTTGTGTCCAATAAGACAGGAACCCTACATGAAGCCTGTGAACAGCTCCTGAAAGAGCAG tcgGAACTTGTTGATCTGGCTGAAAACATTCAACAAAAGCTTTCCTATTTTAATGAATTGGAAACTATTAACACA aaattgaattctcCCACGCTGTCTGTGAATAGTGAAGGATTTATACCAATGCTGGCCAAGTTAGATGACTGTATTACATACATATCATCTCAT ccaaattttaaagattatccTGTATATTTACTGAAGTTTAAGCAGTGTCTTTCTAAAGCTTTGCACCTCATGAAGACATATACAGTGAACACACTACAGAACCTCACAAGTCAGTTATTAAAAAGG GATCCTTCATCTGTACCTAATGCAGACAATGCCTTCACattattttatgtgaaatttcgAGCTGCTGCCCCCAAAGTCAGA ACTCTCATCGAACAAATAGAACAACGATCTGAAAAAATACCTGA ATACCAACAACTGCTAAATGACATCCACCAGTGTTACCTTGATCAGCGGGAACTCCTTTTGGGCCCTAGTATTACTTGTACTGTAACAGAGTTAACCAGCCAGAATAACAGAGACCACTGTGCCTTG ATTCGCAGTGGCTGTGCCTTTATGGTTCATGTATGCCAGGATGAGCACCAACTTTATAACGAATTTTTTACAAAACCAACATCAAAATTAGA tgAACTTTTGGAGAAACTGTGTGTGTCATTGTATGATGTCTTCAGGCCATTGATCATTCACGTTATTCACTTAGAGACTTTATCGGAACTTTGTGGGATTCTTAAAAACGAGGTGCTTGAAGATCATGTACAGAATAATG ctgAACAGTTGGGGGCATTTGCAGCTGGAGTAAAGCAGATGTTGGAAGATGTACAAGAGCGACTTGTCTACCGAACCCACATCTACATTCAGACAGACATCACAGGCTATAAACCAGCTCCTGGAGATCTAGCGTATCCTGATAAGTTAGTAATGATGGAG CAAATTGCACAGAGTTTAAAAGATGAGCAGAAGAAGGTACCACCTTCAGAAGCTTTGTTTTCAGATGTTCAGTTAGAAGAAGCAGAGCCTCCTAATAATCTAACAAAATCTG GTTCAACCGAATCTCTCGGTCCTAGAGCACAGACCACAATTTCTCCAGCAGATCTTCATGGAATGTGGTATCCTACAGTCCGACGAACTCTCGTCTGTCTCTCCAAATTGTACAGATGTATAGAT AGGGCAGTATTCCAAGGATTATCACAAGAAGCCTTGGCGGCCTGTGTTCAGTCGTTACTTGGAGCATCAGAGTCTATCAGCAAAAAGAAG ACTCAGATTGATGGACAGCTTTTCTTAATAAAGCACCTTTTGATTCTCCGTGAACAGATCGCTCCATTTCACACTGAATTCACCATTAAGGAAATTTCCCTGGACCTCAAGAAAACTAGAG ATGCAGCATTTAAAATCCTGAATCCTATGACTGTTCCAAGATTTTTTAGGCTGAATAGCAACAATGCCTTGATAGAGTTCTTGTTGGAG GGTACTCCTGAGATAAGAGAACATTATCTTGACTCTAAAAAAGATGTAGACCGTCATCTGAAATCGGCCTGTGAGCAGTTTATTCAGCAACAGACCAAGCTGTTCGTAGAGCAGCTGGAGGAGTTCCTGACAAAG GTTTCAGCACTAAACACAATGGCCAGTCAGGGAGGACCCAAGTATACTCTCTCTCAGCAGCCTTGGGCTCAACCAG AATAA
- the COG3 gene encoding conserved oligomeric Golgi complex subunit 3 isoform X1, with product MAEAALLLQPEAAAERDAREKLALWDGRPDTTAPLTDRQTDSVLELKAAAEDLPVPAELPIEDLCNLTSQSLPIAQTSVVPESTEDILLKGFTSLEMEEERIETAQQFFSWFAKLQTQMDQDEGTKYRQMRDYLSGFQEQCDAILNDVNNALQHLESLQKQYLFVSNKTGTLHEACEQLLKEQSELVDLAENIQQKLSYFNELETINTKLNSPTLSVNSEGFIPMLAKLDDCITYISSHPNFKDYPVYLLKFKQCLSKALHLMKTYTVNTLQNLTSQLLKRDPSSVPNADNAFTLFYVKFRAAAPKVRTLIEQIEQRSEKIPEYQQLLNDIHQCYLDQRELLLGPSITCTVTELTSQNNRDHCALIRSGCAFMVHVCQDEHQLYNEFFTKPTSKLDELLEKLCVSLYDVFRPLIIHVIHLETLSELCGILKNEVLEDHVQNNAEQLGAFAAGVKQMLEDVQERLVYRTHIYIQTDITGYKPAPGDLAYPDKLVMMEQIAQSLKDEQKKVPPSEALFSDVQLEEAEPPNNLTKSGSTESLGPRAQTTISPADLHGMWYPTVRRTLVCLSKLYRCIDRAVFQGLSQEALAACVQSLLGASESISKKKTQIDGQLFLIKHLLILREQIAPFHTEFTIKEISLDLKKTRDAAFKILNPMTVPRFFRLNSNNALIEFLLEGTPEIREHYLDSKKDVDRHLKSACEQFIQQQTKLFVEQLEEFLTKVSALNTMASQGGPKYTLSQQPWAQPAKVSDLVASAYKTIKAKLPLTLRSMSLYLSNKDTEFVLFKPVRNNIQQVFQKFHVLLKEEFSPEDVQIIACPSMEQLNLLLSVSK from the exons ctccCAATTGAAGACTTGTGCAATTTAACATCCCAGTCGCTGCCCATTGCACAGACTTCGGTAGTGCCTGAATCTACAGAAGACATTCTCTTGAAGGGATTCACCTCCttagaaatggaagaagaaagaattgaAACTGCACAGCAG tttttctcatgGTTTGCAAAGCTACAAACTCAGATGGATCAGGATGAAGGAACTAAATATAG ACAGATGAGGGATTACTTGTCTGGGTTTCAGGAGCAGTGTGATGCTATATTGAATGATGTCAACAATGCTCTTCAGCATCTGGAATCATTGCAGAAACAGTATCTTTTTGTGTCCAATAAGACAGGAACCCTACATGAAGCCTGTGAACAGCTCCTGAAAGAGCAG tcgGAACTTGTTGATCTGGCTGAAAACATTCAACAAAAGCTTTCCTATTTTAATGAATTGGAAACTATTAACACA aaattgaattctcCCACGCTGTCTGTGAATAGTGAAGGATTTATACCAATGCTGGCCAAGTTAGATGACTGTATTACATACATATCATCTCAT ccaaattttaaagattatccTGTATATTTACTGAAGTTTAAGCAGTGTCTTTCTAAAGCTTTGCACCTCATGAAGACATATACAGTGAACACACTACAGAACCTCACAAGTCAGTTATTAAAAAGG GATCCTTCATCTGTACCTAATGCAGACAATGCCTTCACattattttatgtgaaatttcgAGCTGCTGCCCCCAAAGTCAGA ACTCTCATCGAACAAATAGAACAACGATCTGAAAAAATACCTGA ATACCAACAACTGCTAAATGACATCCACCAGTGTTACCTTGATCAGCGGGAACTCCTTTTGGGCCCTAGTATTACTTGTACTGTAACAGAGTTAACCAGCCAGAATAACAGAGACCACTGTGCCTTG ATTCGCAGTGGCTGTGCCTTTATGGTTCATGTATGCCAGGATGAGCACCAACTTTATAACGAATTTTTTACAAAACCAACATCAAAATTAGA tgAACTTTTGGAGAAACTGTGTGTGTCATTGTATGATGTCTTCAGGCCATTGATCATTCACGTTATTCACTTAGAGACTTTATCGGAACTTTGTGGGATTCTTAAAAACGAGGTGCTTGAAGATCATGTACAGAATAATG ctgAACAGTTGGGGGCATTTGCAGCTGGAGTAAAGCAGATGTTGGAAGATGTACAAGAGCGACTTGTCTACCGAACCCACATCTACATTCAGACAGACATCACAGGCTATAAACCAGCTCCTGGAGATCTAGCGTATCCTGATAAGTTAGTAATGATGGAG CAAATTGCACAGAGTTTAAAAGATGAGCAGAAGAAGGTACCACCTTCAGAAGCTTTGTTTTCAGATGTTCAGTTAGAAGAAGCAGAGCCTCCTAATAATCTAACAAAATCTG GTTCAACCGAATCTCTCGGTCCTAGAGCACAGACCACAATTTCTCCAGCAGATCTTCATGGAATGTGGTATCCTACAGTCCGACGAACTCTCGTCTGTCTCTCCAAATTGTACAGATGTATAGAT AGGGCAGTATTCCAAGGATTATCACAAGAAGCCTTGGCGGCCTGTGTTCAGTCGTTACTTGGAGCATCAGAGTCTATCAGCAAAAAGAAG ACTCAGATTGATGGACAGCTTTTCTTAATAAAGCACCTTTTGATTCTCCGTGAACAGATCGCTCCATTTCACACTGAATTCACCATTAAGGAAATTTCCCTGGACCTCAAGAAAACTAGAG ATGCAGCATTTAAAATCCTGAATCCTATGACTGTTCCAAGATTTTTTAGGCTGAATAGCAACAATGCCTTGATAGAGTTCTTGTTGGAG GGTACTCCTGAGATAAGAGAACATTATCTTGACTCTAAAAAAGATGTAGACCGTCATCTGAAATCGGCCTGTGAGCAGTTTATTCAGCAACAGACCAAGCTGTTCGTAGAGCAGCTGGAGGAGTTCCTGACAAAG GTTTCAGCACTAAACACAATGGCCAGTCAGGGAGGACCCAAGTATACTCTCTCTCAGCAGCCTTGGGCTCAACCAG CAAAAGTCAGTGACCTTGTGGCAAGTGCCTACAAGACAATAAAAGCAAAGCTGCCCCTGACGTTGAGAAGTATGTCATTGTACCTATCCAATAAAGATACTGAGTTCGTCCTGTTTAAGCCAGTTAGG AATAACATTCAGCAAGTCTTCCAGAAGTTCCATGTCTTGTTAAAGGAAGAGTTCAGCCCTGAAGATGTCCAGATCATTGCTTGTCCTTCTATGGAACAG ctGAACCTCCTACTG
- the COG3 gene encoding conserved oligomeric Golgi complex subunit 3 isoform X3 gives MFFSWFAKLQTQMDQDEGTKYRQMRDYLSGFQEQCDAILNDVNNALQHLESLQKQYLFVSNKTGTLHEACEQLLKEQSELVDLAENIQQKLSYFNELETINTKLNSPTLSVNSEGFIPMLAKLDDCITYISSHPNFKDYPVYLLKFKQCLSKALHLMKTYTVNTLQNLTSQLLKRDPSSVPNADNAFTLFYVKFRAAAPKVRTLIEQIEQRSEKIPEYQQLLNDIHQCYLDQRELLLGPSITCTVTELTSQNNRDHCALIRSGCAFMVHVCQDEHQLYNEFFTKPTSKLDELLEKLCVSLYDVFRPLIIHVIHLETLSELCGILKNEVLEDHVQNNAEQLGAFAAGVKQMLEDVQERLVYRTHIYIQTDITGYKPAPGDLAYPDKLVMMEQIAQSLKDEQKKVPPSEALFSDVQLEEAEPPNNLTKSGSTESLGPRAQTTISPADLHGMWYPTVRRTLVCLSKLYRCIDRAVFQGLSQEALAACVQSLLGASESISKKKTQIDGQLFLIKHLLILREQIAPFHTEFTIKEISLDLKKTRDAAFKILNPMTVPRFFRLNSNNALIEFLLEGTPEIREHYLDSKKDVDRHLKSACEQFIQQQTKLFVEQLEEFLTKVSALNTMASQGGPKYTLSQQPWAQPAKVSDLVASAYKTIKAKLPLTLRSMSLYLSNKDTEFVLFKPVRNNIQQVFQKFHVLLKEEFSPEDVQIIACPSMEQLNLLLSVSK, from the exons atg tttttctcatgGTTTGCAAAGCTACAAACTCAGATGGATCAGGATGAAGGAACTAAATATAG ACAGATGAGGGATTACTTGTCTGGGTTTCAGGAGCAGTGTGATGCTATATTGAATGATGTCAACAATGCTCTTCAGCATCTGGAATCATTGCAGAAACAGTATCTTTTTGTGTCCAATAAGACAGGAACCCTACATGAAGCCTGTGAACAGCTCCTGAAAGAGCAG tcgGAACTTGTTGATCTGGCTGAAAACATTCAACAAAAGCTTTCCTATTTTAATGAATTGGAAACTATTAACACA aaattgaattctcCCACGCTGTCTGTGAATAGTGAAGGATTTATACCAATGCTGGCCAAGTTAGATGACTGTATTACATACATATCATCTCAT ccaaattttaaagattatccTGTATATTTACTGAAGTTTAAGCAGTGTCTTTCTAAAGCTTTGCACCTCATGAAGACATATACAGTGAACACACTACAGAACCTCACAAGTCAGTTATTAAAAAGG GATCCTTCATCTGTACCTAATGCAGACAATGCCTTCACattattttatgtgaaatttcgAGCTGCTGCCCCCAAAGTCAGA ACTCTCATCGAACAAATAGAACAACGATCTGAAAAAATACCTGA ATACCAACAACTGCTAAATGACATCCACCAGTGTTACCTTGATCAGCGGGAACTCCTTTTGGGCCCTAGTATTACTTGTACTGTAACAGAGTTAACCAGCCAGAATAACAGAGACCACTGTGCCTTG ATTCGCAGTGGCTGTGCCTTTATGGTTCATGTATGCCAGGATGAGCACCAACTTTATAACGAATTTTTTACAAAACCAACATCAAAATTAGA tgAACTTTTGGAGAAACTGTGTGTGTCATTGTATGATGTCTTCAGGCCATTGATCATTCACGTTATTCACTTAGAGACTTTATCGGAACTTTGTGGGATTCTTAAAAACGAGGTGCTTGAAGATCATGTACAGAATAATG ctgAACAGTTGGGGGCATTTGCAGCTGGAGTAAAGCAGATGTTGGAAGATGTACAAGAGCGACTTGTCTACCGAACCCACATCTACATTCAGACAGACATCACAGGCTATAAACCAGCTCCTGGAGATCTAGCGTATCCTGATAAGTTAGTAATGATGGAG CAAATTGCACAGAGTTTAAAAGATGAGCAGAAGAAGGTACCACCTTCAGAAGCTTTGTTTTCAGATGTTCAGTTAGAAGAAGCAGAGCCTCCTAATAATCTAACAAAATCTG GTTCAACCGAATCTCTCGGTCCTAGAGCACAGACCACAATTTCTCCAGCAGATCTTCATGGAATGTGGTATCCTACAGTCCGACGAACTCTCGTCTGTCTCTCCAAATTGTACAGATGTATAGAT AGGGCAGTATTCCAAGGATTATCACAAGAAGCCTTGGCGGCCTGTGTTCAGTCGTTACTTGGAGCATCAGAGTCTATCAGCAAAAAGAAG ACTCAGATTGATGGACAGCTTTTCTTAATAAAGCACCTTTTGATTCTCCGTGAACAGATCGCTCCATTTCACACTGAATTCACCATTAAGGAAATTTCCCTGGACCTCAAGAAAACTAGAG ATGCAGCATTTAAAATCCTGAATCCTATGACTGTTCCAAGATTTTTTAGGCTGAATAGCAACAATGCCTTGATAGAGTTCTTGTTGGAG GGTACTCCTGAGATAAGAGAACATTATCTTGACTCTAAAAAAGATGTAGACCGTCATCTGAAATCGGCCTGTGAGCAGTTTATTCAGCAACAGACCAAGCTGTTCGTAGAGCAGCTGGAGGAGTTCCTGACAAAG GTTTCAGCACTAAACACAATGGCCAGTCAGGGAGGACCCAAGTATACTCTCTCTCAGCAGCCTTGGGCTCAACCAG CAAAAGTCAGTGACCTTGTGGCAAGTGCCTACAAGACAATAAAAGCAAAGCTGCCCCTGACGTTGAGAAGTATGTCATTGTACCTATCCAATAAAGATACTGAGTTCGTCCTGTTTAAGCCAGTTAGG AATAACATTCAGCAAGTCTTCCAGAAGTTCCATGTCTTGTTAAAGGAAGAGTTCAGCCCTGAAGATGTCCAGATCATTGCTTGTCCTTCTATGGAACAG ctGAACCTCCTACTG